GATGAAGTTCCTGTCATCAAGCCTTGCATGACTATTTCAGGTCTTTCAATATTTCTTCGATCGCCCTGTCAAGCTGGGGATCTTTGTTTTCCAGTTTGTCGGCGAAGGTAGTTTTCACGTAAATGTCCGGCGCAACGCCTTCTTTCTCCAGGTCTTTTCCGTCCAGCGTGAAGCAACCCCACGATGGCATGCGGTAGTACGATCCGTCAACCAGGCTGCGGCCGGTGGTGAAGATGATCCAGCGGTAGGTTTCGGTACCGATGATCTTGCCCAGCTTCAGTTCTTTAAAGCCGGCGCTGGTCATTTCCGCATCGCTGAGCGATTGCTCGTTGATCAATAGCACGATTGGTTTACCGGCGGGCGCGAAGCTCGGTTGGGGCGAGCGTTTGCCGTTGCGATACTGCCATTGCAGGTAAGGGCGCTGGCTCAGGAAGTTCAGCACGGCGTCGTGTACGTTGCCGCCCGTATTATAACGCAGGTCGAATATCAACGCATCTTTATCCTGCAGCTCACCTACCAGGTCGGTCAGGAACTTTTCCAGCTCCTCGCCACCCATGTTTTTCATGTAAGTATACGCCACCCGGTTTTTCGTCTTTTTATCAACATAAGATTGATTGAAGTCGATCCATTCATTATATAATTCGTGACTGAATTGGTAAGTGCTTTCAGGGTGCAGTTTTACATCGAAGCTTTTGCCGCCGCGGTTAAAGGTCAGCAACAGTTCACGCTCCATAGTAGGACGGGTAAAGTAGATGTCGCGGCACTTTTTCGCGTCCACTTCTTCACCATTTACTTTAGTGAGCACATCGCCGGGTTGAATGTCTATGCCTTTTTTATCGGCATTGCTGTTGTTTACGACGTACTTCACTTTGTATGGATTACCGTTCTCGAACATAATGCCAGTTTCCATCGTGGTATAGCTTTGGGTGATGCGCTCCTCCGGACCATTGGACGAAAAGCCCATGTGTGAGGAGTTCAGTTCGCCCAGCATGTCGTTCAGCAGCACGCGCAGGTCCGTGCGGGTATTCACGAACGGCAGGTATTTGGCGTACTGGTCGCGCAGTTGTGCCCAGTTTTTACCGTGAAAGTCGTTGTCATAAAAGTTCTCTTCCAGGTTAGCCCAGGTTTCATAAAACATCTGGTTAAACTCACCTTCGAGGTTACGGTAAAACGATTTGTTCACTTCGATCTTATCGGCGCCTTTCAGTTCACCATTCAATTTGAAGATGTTGCCATTGTAAAGCGTAAAGTACTTACCGTCTGCCGCGATAATGCCTTCGTTGAAGCCATCGATGTTGGCCACCTTTTCGGTTTTAGGCTGCTCGAACGGTTCAAACACTGTTTTATACAGCTGGTGTTTGCCTTCGTGATTAGAAATGTAAAGAACGGTGGTCTTATCGTCTTTCTGTATCACATACGGGTTCGCCTGCCAGCCATTGGGGCCTACACGCTCCACGCGCTCCATAATGCCTTTGGCGTTGATCGTTACGACCACTTTCTTCTTATCGTCTTTCTTTTCTTCTTTTTTCTCTTCTTTCTTGTCGTCCTTCTTTTTATCGTCTTTCTTTTCCTCTTTCTTCTCTTCCTCTTTTTTGAAGAGTTCATCGAATTTATCCATACGATAAGGCTCGTCAAATTTATCCAACGCTATGCGGTAAATGCGCGGGTTCTGCGCACCGGTGGGATAATCGGGACGGGTACGGTCGGAGCTGAAGTAGATGTATTTACCATCGGGCGACCAGAACGGATCACTCTCAGAAACACCTGTCTTCGTAAGGTTGATCGTTTCCTTCGTCTCGATGTTGTACAGCATAATGTCTGTCTCAAAGTTGCGGATCGCGTTAAAAGCGATGTATTTATCGTCGGGAGAGAAGCGGGGGGTATAGCTGTACATCGCCCATATCTCGTCATTCACGATGTTTTTGCTCTCGAACGTTTTCAGGTCCATGAGGCGTACTTCATCACGTCCGCTGAGGTATACGGCCTGGCTGCGATCTTTGTTGAACGACAGGGCGCGGTTGTTCTTTTTATCGCTGGTAAGCTGTTTTGCTTTGCTTTTGCCGTCGGCTGCAATGGTGTACCAGTTCTGGTAGCCATTCAGGGTTTGACTAAAGAGCAGGGTGCGGTTATCCTTCAGCCAGTATACTTCGCCTGCGCGCTCGGGCGACTTAGGCAATTGCTGGATGAACTTACCTTCTACGTCGCTCACGAACAATTCACCGCGGCTTACGTAAGCCAGCTTTTTACCATCGGGCGAAACGTCGAAGGCAGCTACTTTACCGGCGGTTTCGAAAGTTTGTTGCTTGGCCAGGGTAAAGTTACGGGTCATGCGCAGCGGTAGTTTCTTAGACTGATTCGATGCTACGTCATACACATATACCTGGTAATCTTTCTCAAACACGACGGTGCCGCCATTAGCCGCTACAGATGGACGTTTGATGGAGGTGGTAAAGTTAGTGAGCGCCTTTTTGGTACCGTTGCTGAAGGTATACAGGTTGTATTCACCGTTCGCTTCGTCGGACACAAAGTACACATTTCCTTTGCGGTCGATGGTGGTCCAGAAGTCTTTACCGCGGTAGTCGGTATAACGTTTATAGGTTTTGGAAGCCGGAATATAAGACTGGATATCCGGGTTAAAGTCGCCTTTATAACCTTTACGGTTGCTGAAGTTGTCGCTTTCCCAGGTATCGTTGAAGAAGATTTCTCCCGTAGTAGGATGCTCGGCCAGGTTATGCACCTGGTTAAAATAGTGGTTAAACAGTCTTACGGGCGTGCCGCCATCTACACTCAATTTATAGCCGGTGGCCTGTCCCTCGCGAACGGAGCGGATGTAGAGCGTTTTGGAATCCCATGCCCAGTTTTCGAGTACGTCGCTGGTGCTGTGGAAGGTAAGTTGCTTTACCTCGCCGCCGTCAATCGGCATTACGAATACATCCGCATTGCCGAACTGGTAGCCGGTAAAGGCGATCCATTTGCCGTCGGGCGATACTTTGGCGCCGGTTTCGCTGCCTGGCATGGCGGTAAGGCGGGTGGCGTTGGGTTGACTAACGTCCGCTTTCCAGAG
This genomic interval from Chitinophaga horti contains the following:
- a CDS encoding S41 family peptidase, with the translated sequence MRTTFLSFLGALLCQTASAQTSEAYFTTSPTLTPDGKTVIFSYEGDLWKADVSQPNATRLTAMPGSETGAKVSPDGKWIAFTGYQFGNADVFVMPIDGGEVKQLTFHSTSDVLENWAWDSKTLYIRSVREGQATGYKLSVDGGTPVRLFNHYFNQVHNLAEHPTTGEIFFNDTWESDNFSNRKGYKGDFNPDIQSYIPASKTYKRYTDYRGKDFWTTIDRKGNVYFVSDEANGEYNLYTFSNGTKKALTNFTTSIKRPSVAANGGTVVFEKDYQVYVYDVASNQSKKLPLRMTRNFTLAKQQTFETAGKVAAFDVSPDGKKLAYVSRGELFVSDVEGKFIQQLPKSPERAGEVYWLKDNRTLLFSQTLNGYQNWYTIAADGKSKAKQLTSDKKNNRALSFNKDRSQAVYLSGRDEVRLMDLKTFESKNIVNDEIWAMYSYTPRFSPDDKYIAFNAIRNFETDIMLYNIETKETINLTKTGVSESDPFWSPDGKYIYFSSDRTRPDYPTGAQNPRIYRIALDKFDEPYRMDKFDELFKKEEEKKEEKKDDKKKDDKKEEKKEEKKDDKKKVVVTINAKGIMERVERVGPNGWQANPYVIQKDDKTTVLYISNHEGKHQLYKTVFEPFEQPKTEKVANIDGFNEGIIAADGKYFTLYNGNIFKLNGELKGADKIEVNKSFYRNLEGEFNQMFYETWANLEENFYDNDFHGKNWAQLRDQYAKYLPFVNTRTDLRVLLNDMLGELNSSHMGFSSNGPEERITQSYTTMETGIMFENGNPYKVKYVVNNSNADKKGIDIQPGDVLTKVNGEEVDAKKCRDIYFTRPTMERELLLTFNRGGKSFDVKLHPESTYQFSHELYNEWIDFNQSYVDKKTKNRVAYTYMKNMGGEELEKFLTDLVGELQDKDALIFDLRYNTGGNVHDAVLNFLSQRPYLQWQYRNGKRSPQPSFAPAGKPIVLLINEQSLSDAEMTSAGFKELKLGKIIGTETYRWIIFTTGRSLVDGSYYRMPSWGCFTLDGKDLEKEGVAPDIYVKTTFADKLENKDPQLDRAIEEILKDLK